One genomic window of Sphingobacteriales bacterium includes the following:
- a CDS encoding T9SS type A sorting domain-containing protein gives MFIFFSARGQSSISAGEITWTSIGNDSFLIKLSIYRDCNGSPPGIPTVLIKCKSTGAVVTTVTMPNTPAVDITPICRTGCTKCQSSNCSFPFGIEQYIYSELVVLSGAGSCCELSLEYSECCRSDSISTLTSAGNSPFYLEAMLNRCITPYDNSPQFTNPPVAIICKNNDFVFSQGVINNDLDSLSFELTTPLISHGVGVSYVSPYSFDKPLYFNGFPDSVAFLLNQNTGVLSFRPIKTEQAVIAVKVSEWRKINGIPTKTGETTREILIIIMNCTENLPPVLSGPYYKEVFAGENVTFSIATNDYDTHDTLLLSWEGNIPAASWSTNNKQVKHPTGILTWQTQKGDARNTPYFFIATVKDDNCPINLSDTRVYQILVKDSSTMGMNEYDVQSGFRVYPNPATDRITIESMLSLKQVELFNVIGAKIRTLDGNDSKIFQFDRGQLSPGLYFMKVTDIQGNNKKFSIIFE, from the coding sequence ATGTTTATTTTTTTCAGCGCTCGGGGACAATCAAGCATTTCTGCGGGCGAAATTACATGGACAAGTATAGGGAATGACAGCTTCCTTATCAAATTAAGCATTTACAGAGATTGCAATGGCTCACCTCCGGGAATACCAACTGTTTTAATAAAGTGTAAATCAACCGGAGCTGTCGTTACAACGGTAACCATGCCCAATACCCCCGCAGTTGACATTACTCCCATCTGTCGTACGGGATGTACCAAATGTCAGTCAAGCAATTGTTCGTTCCCTTTTGGAATTGAACAATATATTTATTCAGAACTTGTTGTCCTGAGTGGTGCCGGCTCTTGCTGCGAATTATCGCTGGAATATTCAGAATGCTGCCGGAGTGATTCCATTTCTACTCTGACCAGCGCAGGAAATTCTCCTTTTTATCTCGAAGCTATGCTTAACAGATGCATTACCCCTTATGATAATTCGCCTCAGTTTACCAACCCTCCCGTTGCTATAATATGTAAAAACAATGACTTCGTTTTCTCTCAGGGGGTTATTAATAATGACCTTGATTCATTGAGTTTTGAATTGACAACACCACTCATTTCACATGGTGTTGGTGTGAGTTACGTTAGCCCATATTCCTTCGATAAACCCCTTTATTTTAACGGATTCCCTGATTCTGTTGCTTTTCTGCTTAATCAAAATACCGGAGTGTTGAGTTTCAGGCCAATCAAAACAGAACAGGCTGTTATTGCGGTAAAAGTCAGTGAGTGGCGGAAAATAAACGGCATTCCCACCAAAACAGGTGAAACAACCAGAGAAATATTGATTATTATTATGAATTGTACGGAAAATCTACCACCGGTGCTCAGTGGCCCTTATTACAAGGAAGTATTTGCCGGTGAGAATGTAACCTTTTCTATTGCCACAAACGATTATGACACTCACGACACCTTGTTGCTTAGCTGGGAGGGAAATATTCCGGCTGCTTCATGGTCAACCAATAACAAGCAGGTTAAACACCCGACCGGCATTCTGACCTGGCAAACACAAAAAGGCGATGCACGCAATACTCCTTATTTCTTTATTGCTACTGTTAAAGATGACAATTGCCCGATTAATTTATCTGATACCCGTGTTTATCAGATACTTGTTAAAGATAGCAGCACCATGGGTATGAATGAATACGATGTACAATCCGGGTTCAGAGTATATCCCAATCCTGCCACCGATAGAATTACCATCGAGTCAATGTTATCATTAAAACAGGTTGAACTTTTTAATGTCATTGGAGCAAAAATCAGGACGCTTGATGGCAATGATTCAAAAATATTTCAGTTTGACAGAGGGCAACTTTCTCCCGGTTTGTATTTTATGAAAGTTACTGATATACAAGGAAATAATAAAAAATTCAGCATCATCTTTGAGTAA